Part of the Planctomycetota bacterium genome, TCGGGGGTCGGCATCCGGCGCTGGAAGTTTCGCTTGGTCGGAAGGTGATTCCCAACGACGCCACGCTTGGCTCAACGGATGAATCGACCAAGCCGACCCTGGCCCTGATCACCGGGCCGAACATGGCGGGCAAGAGCACCTACATCCGGCAGAATGCCCTAATCGTCATCCTGGCCCATGCCGGAGCGTTCGTGCCCGCCGACCAGGCGACCATCGGTGTCACCGACCGCATTTTCACCCGCATCGGCGCCTCGGACGAGCTCCATTTGGGCCAATCCACCTTCATGATCGAGATGCTCGAAGCGGCGCGCATCCTGCACCAGGCCACGCAGCGGAGCCTGGTGGTCATGGATGAAATCGGGCGCGGCACAAGCACCCTCGACGGGCTCAGCCTGGCCTGGGCCATCGCCGAGGGGCTCGCCGCGCGCGGGTGCCGCACCTTCTTCGCCACTCACTATCACGAGATCACGTCTTTGGCGGACCGTCTGCCGCGCGTCGCCAACCTGCAGGTGACGGTGCGCGAATGGGAGGATGGCATCGTCTTCCTGCACAAGATCGCCGAGGGTCGCGCCGATCGCAGCTATGGAATTCATGTGGCCCGGCTTGCGGGGCTGCCGCTGGATGTCGTCGCGCGGGCGGAGGTCATCCTGGACTCGCTGGCGGTCGAGAGCGAACTTCGAACGCCCACTCAGGAAAAAATCCGGCGCCCCGCCAGACCGACCCGCGCCGACGCGCCTGACTTGTTCTCTCAGCTTTCGACATCGCCACCCAGGGTCAGCCCCTCCCTCAAGGAACTTCGAACAATGAATCTCGATCAACTTTCCCCGATGCAGGCCTTCGACGCACTGCGCAAACTCCAGGCGTCGGCTCAAAGCGAGACCAAGGAATCATGAACGCATCGCTCCTCAAAAGCGCCTTTGAGCAATCGCTCCCCTACGACCGCTACCTGGAGAGCGATCCGGGCCGCGCCGCGGCATGGCGCCGCGCCGAAAAAGGCGTCCATCTCACAGAACTGCAGAAGACCCTCATCAAGTCCTTCACGCGGCAGATGCCGGTGCTGGTGGTCAGCGGCGTCTGGTGCGGCGACTGCGCCCAGCAGGGTCCGATGATTCAGGCCATCGCCCAGGCTTCCCCAATGATTGAACTGCGCTGGATCGACCGCGACACCCGTCCCGACTTGGTCGAGCACACGCGGATCTGCGACGGCGCCCGGGTCCCGGTGGCGATCTGGATGGCCGAGGATTTCGAGTTCGTCCACATGCTGGGCGACCGCACACTCAGCCGCTACCGGTCGATCGCGCGCTCGCAGCTCGGCCCCTCCTGCCCCATGCCCGGCGCGGCGCTTCCTGCGGACGAGGCCGCGGAGACCCTGCAGGAATGGGTGAATGAATTCGAGCGCGTGCAGCTGCTGCTGCGCCTCTCAGCGCGGCTGCGCCAGAAACACGGGGATTGACTTCAGACGGCTCGCCAGGGAACCGAGACATCCTGGGCCGCCAGCTTCCAGCAGGCCTCGAGCATGTCGCGCAGCCCCTCGCCGGTGGCGCCGCTGACCACCATGCGCCGCGCCGCCGGGACTCGCAGTGCGTTGCAAATTTTCATGATCTTCTTGGCCCGCTCAGCCTCGGGGATCAGGTCGATCTTGTTGAGCACCAGCAACTCCGGCTTCGCACCCAGCTCAGGGCTGAACACGGCCAGTTCATTGCGGATCATCTCGACGTTGTCCACCGGATCCGAGCCGTCGTCGGGCACCACGTCCACCAGATGCAAAATCACCCGGGTGCGCTCGATGTGGCGGAGAAAATCGTGGCCCAGCCCGGCGCCCTCGGCGGCGCCGGCGATCAATCCTGGAAGATCGGCGAACACAAGTCTGCGATCGCCCGGCAGCTCGGCGATGCCCAGCTGCGGTGAAAGCGTGGTGAAGGGATAGGCGCCGACCTTGGCTTCGGCGCGGGTCAGCGCAGAAAGCATGGTGCTCTTGCCGGCGTTGGGCAGTCCCACTAGCCCTACGTCGGCGATCAGCTTCAATTCAAATCGCAGGGTCCGCTCGATGGCCGGCTCACCCGGCGTGAACTCCGTCGGCGATTGGTGGGTGCTGGTCTTGAACCGCTCGTTGCCCAACCCGCCCTTGCCGCCCTTGGCGACCACCAGGCGCAGCCCCGGCTCCACCATGTCGCAGAGAAGCTCCTCGGTCGCCTCGTCGAAGACCAGCGTGCCGCAGGGCACCCGGACCTCCACGGACTCGCCGTTGGCTCCGTGGCAGCTCTTGGACTGTCCCTTCTCGCCGTCCTTGGCGAAGAAATGGCGCTGGTAGCGGAAGGCAAGCAGCGTGTCGAGATGGGGATCGGTCACCAGCGTGACGTCGCCGCCATCGCCGCCGTCGCCGCCGTCGGGCCCCGCCTTGGGATTGGATTTCTCTTGGCGCATGTGGCTGGCGCCATTGCCGCCCTTGCCCGATCGCACCATGATTTGCGCACGATCAACAAGCATGATTCGTCGTCCCGACCCTGGGGGTCAAGTGCCGTCGTCGCCGGTCAGTTCGAGGGAACAATGTCGACGAAGCGTCCGCGGAAGGCGACCTTGCCATCGGCTCCGGCCATGATGGCGTCGTCCTTGGCGCGGAAGGTGTTCTTGCCGGGCTTCCACTTGGTGCCGCGCTGGTGCAGGATGATGCATCCGGTCCGGGCGCTTTCGCCGCCGTAGAGCTTGATGCCCAGGTACTGCGCGTTGGAGTCGCGACCATTTTCTGTTGAGCCTTGACCCTTTTTGTGTGCCATGGTGTGGTTCCTTCAATTGCCGTGCGGGAAATTCCGGGTCGGGCAGTCTAGCGACATTTCCCTCCCACGCCAAGCCCTTGTCGGCCGTTCACCCGCAACCCCGGGTCCGGCGAATCATGGAAAACCGCGGAAAGAGGCTTGAAATTGCGCTCAGCGCATGATCCAGCGCGGATTGGGCTCGTCCCCCATGGTGGCCATGGGCACCTCGCCGATCAGGGAGGCACGGTCGCAGGCCATCTGGTAGTCGAGCCGCCGGGTCTTCTTCAGCACGATCGGCTTCTTCGTGACCGGATCGGTGGCGGGCTTCTTGATGTTGGAGAGCCCCGTGACCAGGATCGAGAAGCGCCGCACTTCGGGGCCGACCTTCCAGATCACGAATCCGCTCTTGGCATTCTCCTCGCCGGGCATGATGTCACCGATGATGGCGGACTGGTCCTCATGCAGCGGATTGGCCAGCAGCGACTGCACCGCGCGGTAGACGCGGCGCGGCACGCCCTCGCCGGCGCTGAAGAGACGGCCCTCCTCGTCAAGGAGTTCCCATTGCGGCGCCACGCTGCGGTCGCGGCTCGTCCTGTTGACGATGGTGTAGGTGGCGTACCAGAAGGCCTCGCCGGACTCGCCATCCTTGTAGAGGCGGACGGGACCCGCCTGATATTCTAGTTCCCACTGGTCCAACGCTCGTCCTCGCGCCGAAGGCGGCCTGGCGGCGGGCGGAATCGGCGCCGCGGCGGGAGGAGTAGTTGCATCGAGGGCGAACATCAGGATCAAGGCGAATGAAAGCATCTGGGTCATGGTAACCAATACGCAAGAAACTCCGCTTCGGTGCTACGCTTCTTTCCGTGAGCTCCACTCCCTCCACGGACGACCGTTCCAAGCCCGTTTTGGACTCGGAGCGGCTGCCCGTCCTTGAGAAGTTGCTGGGAAGGCGGCGGGCCGAGAGCAGCCGGTTCCTTGCCGCGGCTACCCGCGAGGGCATATCTCTGCAGGACTTATGGAAGCGGCTGGACGACAAGGGATCGCTGGTCGCGGCGGGGCTGCTCTCTGCCAATCCCGGCCGAACCGCCACTTTGCTGCTTTCCCCCATTCAAAATCGGGGCCACGCCGGTGAAACGACCCGGCTGGTCCGTGACATGGCCCGTCACGCCTGGAGTGCGGGAAACATCGACCTGATTCAGTACCTGGGCGACCCTGACGACGCCCTGGAACTCGGCGTGCTGCAGGAGGCGGGATTCCTGCAACTCGCAGTTTTGGCTTCCATGGAGCGGGCCAACATCCGCAATGCCCGACGACCCGCGCCCGTGGCGGAAGTTGAGCTGACCTCGGAGACCCTTCCCGACGAGACGATGCTGGAGTTGCTCCAAGCCACCTACGAGGAGTCGCTTGACTGCCCGGGACTCTCCGAGTTGCGCCACGACCGCGACATTCTGGAAGGCCATCGACGAGGGGGGAATTTCGATCCGCGCCTCTGGACCGTTCTGCGCCACGGGGGCCGCAATGTCGGCGTCGCGATCCTGAACCGCACGCCCGCCGCGGATTGCATCGAGCTTGCGTACTTCGGTCTTGCGAAACACGCACGCGGCAAGGGGCTGGGCGCGCATCTGCTCGACCACGCCTTGTTTCTTGCGGCAAAACAGCCTGAACGCAGCGTGCTGCTCGCGGTGGACGAGCGAAATTCCCCCGCTTTGCGCCTCTACCACTCGCGCGGTTTCCGCGCCATCTTGCGCAGGGTCGCGATGGCTTTGTCAAGTCTGAAACGCTCCACATGATGTCGACACATTCGCGCCGATACGGGTGGACAAGTTTTTTTCCGCCGCAAACTCCAACGATTGCAAGCCTTTGCGATGGGCGCGGCGCGGCGCATTGAAATCACGCTTGCAGATCGGAATTTTCGCACTACGCTGCTGACACTCCGCAGGACGCGGGGAAGTTTGCGACCCACGGGGTTGGTCGCAGCCCAGGAACGGATGACGCCAACGCAGAGGGGAACAACCGGCATGAACCGGCTGGCTGTCTCCTGCGCTGCGCGGCTTCATGTCGGATCTGGTCGGTGCGTCGGGCTTGAGTTGTGCCCGTTTTCCTGTCCGTCCTCTCACTTGGAGCCGATTGTCCGTGTCCCCCGAACGCACCCTGGAACTTCCAAGCCGGATCCGGAGCCTGCTCACCGAGCGTTTGGGCCATCGCCGGGCCGATCTCTGGTTCGATTCGGCCTCGACGGTCCGGGTGGAGAGCGGCAGGCTGGCGGTCGACGCCCAGAGCACCTTCGCCGCGGATTGGATCCGCAAGAATTTTGGCGGCGACCTTCGAGCCGTTTCCCAGGAGGCACTGGGACGCGATGATTTCGAACTTCGCGTCCGGGCCGCGACTGCGGAGTCGCACCCCGGCCCGAGCGAGCCGCTGTCAATCGCCCCGGCACCCTTCACCGGCACTGATGCCGCCCCCGCCCCCCGGCCGCGGTCCGGCGAGGCCTGGCGTCGCCTCGAAGACTTCGCAGTGGGCCGGACCAACCGCATGGCCTATGAGGCGGTCCGCAATTTCGCCTCGAATCATTCCGTCGGCAACGGGCTCGTCCTGCATGGAAGCTGCGGCGTCGGCAAGACGCACCTGCTTCAGGGCCTCTGCCGCCAGCGGCGCGAGTCGCGGACGCAGCAGCGCGTCCGCTACATCACCGCTGAGCAGTTCACCAACGAGTACATCCAGTCCGTCC contains:
- the obgE gene encoding GTPase ObgE, with the protein product MLVDRAQIMVRSGKGGNGASHMRQEKSNPKAGPDGGDGGDGGDVTLVTDPHLDTLLAFRYQRHFFAKDGEKGQSKSCHGANGESVEVRVPCGTLVFDEATEELLCDMVEPGLRLVVAKGGKGGLGNERFKTSTHQSPTEFTPGEPAIERTLRFELKLIADVGLVGLPNAGKSTMLSALTRAEAKVGAYPFTTLSPQLGIAELPGDRRLVFADLPGLIAGAAEGAGLGHDFLRHIERTRVILHLVDVVPDDGSDPVDNVEMIRNELAVFSPELGAKPELLVLNKIDLIPEAERAKKIMKICNALRVPAARRMVVSGATGEGLRDMLEACWKLAAQDVSVPWRAV
- a CDS encoding 50S ribosomal protein L27, producing the protein MAHKKGQGSTENGRDSNAQYLGIKLYGGESARTGCIILHQRGTKWKPGKNTFRAKDDAIMAGADGKVAFRGRFVDIVPSN
- a CDS encoding thioredoxin family protein; amino-acid sequence: MNASLLKSAFEQSLPYDRYLESDPGRAAAWRRAEKGVHLTELQKTLIKSFTRQMPVLVVSGVWCGDCAQQGPMIQAIAQASPMIELRWIDRDTRPDLVEHTRICDGARVPVAIWMAEDFEFVHMLGDRTLSRYRSIARSQLGPSCPMPGAALPADEAAETLQEWVNEFERVQLLLRLSARLRQKHGD
- a CDS encoding GNAT family N-acetyltransferase, whose translation is MSSTPSTDDRSKPVLDSERLPVLEKLLGRRRAESSRFLAAATREGISLQDLWKRLDDKGSLVAAGLLSANPGRTATLLLSPIQNRGHAGETTRLVRDMARHAWSAGNIDLIQYLGDPDDALELGVLQEAGFLQLAVLASMERANIRNARRPAPVAEVELTSETLPDETMLELLQATYEESLDCPGLSELRHDRDILEGHRRGGNFDPRLWTVLRHGGRNVGVAILNRTPAADCIELAYFGLAKHARGKGLGAHLLDHALFLAAKQPERSVLLAVDERNSPALRLYHSRGFRAILRRVAMALSSLKRST